From Primulina huaijiensis isolate GDHJ02 chromosome 15, ASM1229523v2, whole genome shotgun sequence, one genomic window encodes:
- the LOC140958388 gene encoding pathogen-associated molecular patterns-induced protein A70-like: MNGVELVASWLTPAVLFCVLNLMIGTIFVISVLKPRNNPQDVRENDAVSPPQFVRVPSFFERVNSIKLSFSRSENRDTVPASTVPHEDIPNRDQTRQSPEDNDFHVTRSKSDNGAKASASAPDVVMKKSTSEKVQAAEEGGKILEKREELRGTGDEAVDARADDFINRFRQQLKMQRLDSLLRYKEMLKRGGST, translated from the coding sequence ATGAACGGAGTGGAGCTCGTGGCCAGCTGGCTGACTCCCGCTGTTCTTTTCTGCGTGCTGAACCTCATGATCGGCACCATTTTTGTAATCTCGGTCCTCAAGCCTCGCAACAACCCACAAGATGTCAGAGAGAACGATGCCGTTTCACCGCCGCAGTTCGTGCGAGTCCCGTCCTTCTTTGAACGAGTCAACTCCATCAAGCTCTCGTTCTCCCGCTCTGAAAACCGCGACACTGTTCCTGCGTCGACAGTCCCTCACGAAGACATCCCGAATCGAGACCAAACCCGTCAAAGTCCCGAGGACAATGACTTTCACGTGACGAGGAGCAAGTCTGATAACGGAGCAAAGGCGTCTGCATCGGCGCCGGATGTGGTGATGAAGAAGTCAACGAGTGAGAAGGTGCAGGCGGCTGAGGAGGGTGGAAAGATATTGGAGAAGAGGGAGGAGTTGCGCGGCACCGGGGATGAGGCGGTGGATGCCAGAGCGGATGATTTTATAAACAGGTTTAGGCAGCAGTTGAAGATGCAGAGGCTGGATTCTCTGCTGAGGTACAAGGAAATGTTGAAGAGGGGGGGAAGTACTTAA
- the LOC140958380 gene encoding uncharacterized protein, with protein sequence MDLNISPSAFTVEQQINEDIDQNPFSCQFLYNSMQNHTAGYCDHQLYKLQHHHEQEDNFGFHVGSSSYNIKNKAEPGIKFTLWNEEADHRVPDKSHVIKEAANYNPVQWVPSKISTMQKKIKNSNPNHVTLKINSSVANMIEDQKIQASHSWETDSSSSISYSNPIRVCFDCNTTKTPLWRSGPKGPKSLCNACGIRQRKARRAAMAAASAAANDMAVVLTDEPPSLKTIKPKYKEKINKKGNPSSFKKHCKMAATAAGSSSNGDIKKKLDLEDFLINLSKNLAFRFRVFPQDEKDAAILLMALSSGLIHG encoded by the exons atggacttaaacatatcTCCTTCAGCTTTTACTGTAGAGCAGCAGATTAATGAAGATATTGATCAAAACCCTTTTTCATGTCAGTTTTTATACAATTCGATGCAAAATCATACTGCAGGATACTGTGATCACCAGTTATACAAGCTCCAGCATCATCATGAACAG GAAGATAACTTTGGTTTTCACGTTGGATCATCATCGTACAACATCAAGAATAAGGCTGAACCTGGGATAAAATTTACTCTTTGGAACGAAGAAGCTGATCATCGCGTACCTGATAAAAGCCATGTCATTAAGGAGGCTGCTAATTACAATCCTGTGCAGTGGGTACCTTCCAAGATTAGTACGATGCAGAAGAAGATAAAGAACTCGAACCCGAATCATGTGACCTTAAAAATAAACAGCAGTGTAGCGAACATGATTGAAGATCAAAAGATCCAGGCATCACACTCGTGGGAAACGGATTCAAGTAGCAGCATTTCATACAGTAACCCCATCAGGGTTTGTTTTGATTGCAACACAACAAAGACTCCTCTTTGGAGAAGTGGTCCGAAAGGTCCCAAG TCACTTTGTAATGCCTGCGGAATTAGGCAGAGGAAGGCGAGGAGGGCCGCCATGGCTGCCGCTTCAGCGGCAGCTAATGACATGGCGGTTGTGTTGACTGATGAGCCACCATCATTGAAAACGATCAAGCCGAAATACAAAGAGAAGATAAATAAAAAGGGAAATCCTTCAAGCTTCAAGAAACACTGCAAAATGGCTGCCACTGCCGCTGGATCATCTTCTAATGGAGATATAAAGAAGAAGCTTGATCTAGAGGATTTCTTGATAAATTTGAGCAAGAATTTGGCATTTCGATTCCGGGTTTTTCCACAAGACGAGAAGGATGCCGCCATCTTGCTTATGGCTCTATCTTCCGGGCTAATTCATGGTTGA
- the LOC140958389 gene encoding protein CutA, chloroplastic isoform X1 translates to MALRFSSIIPPIVVHRRLPLVGAFCVLSLGLSNFCSSVSFFSKMGSAQSLPLVPLLRSKLRTQSQSRKVHNIRMETSSTTVPGIVVYVTVPNQEAGKKLAESIVKERLAACVNRVPGVESIYEWKGEIQTDSEELLIIKTRESLLEALTEHVKANHEYEVPEVIALPIIGGNLQYLEWLKNSTKGSDEHT, encoded by the exons ATGGCATTAAGGTTTTCATCCATTATCCCCCCAATAGTGGTCCATCGTCGCCTTCCTTTGGTGGGGGCTTTTTGTGTGCTTAGTTTGGGTCTTTCCAATTTTTGCTCCTCTGTTTCATTCTTCTCCAAAATGGGTAGTGCCCAATCTCTTCCTCTTGTTCCTCTTTTGCG ATCAAAACTTCGTACACAATCACAGAGCAGGAAAGTTCATAATATCAGAATGGAGACAAGCAGCACAACTGTCCCTGGTATTGTGGTCTATGTTACTGTTCCTAACCAAGAAGCAg GGAAAAAACTGGCGGAGAGCATAGTGAAAGAAAGACTTGCCGCATGTGTAAATCGAGTACCAG GCGTTGAGTCAATTTATGAGTGGAAGGGAGAG ATACAAACTGATTCTGAAGAGTTGCTTATAATTAAGACAAGGGAGTCTCTTTTAGAAGCTTTAACAGAGCATGTGAAGGCAAATCATGAGTATGA GGTGCCTGAAGTAATTGCATTGCCCATAATTGGTGGCAACCTCCAGTATCTTGAGTGGCTCAAAAACAGCACCAAGGGAAGTGATGAGCACACTTGA
- the LOC140958389 gene encoding protein CutA, chloroplastic isoform X2, which translates to MALRFSSIIPPIVVHRRLPLVGAFCVLSLGLSNFCSSVSFFSKMGSAQSLPLVPLLRSKLRTQSQSRKVHNIRMETSSTTVPGKKLAESIVKERLAACVNRVPGVESIYEWKGEIQTDSEELLIIKTRESLLEALTEHVKANHEYEVPEVIALPIIGGNLQYLEWLKNSTKGSDEHT; encoded by the exons ATGGCATTAAGGTTTTCATCCATTATCCCCCCAATAGTGGTCCATCGTCGCCTTCCTTTGGTGGGGGCTTTTTGTGTGCTTAGTTTGGGTCTTTCCAATTTTTGCTCCTCTGTTTCATTCTTCTCCAAAATGGGTAGTGCCCAATCTCTTCCTCTTGTTCCTCTTTTGCG ATCAAAACTTCGTACACAATCACAGAGCAGGAAAGTTCATAATATCAGAATGGAGACAAGCAGCACAACTGTCCCTG GGAAAAAACTGGCGGAGAGCATAGTGAAAGAAAGACTTGCCGCATGTGTAAATCGAGTACCAG GCGTTGAGTCAATTTATGAGTGGAAGGGAGAG ATACAAACTGATTCTGAAGAGTTGCTTATAATTAAGACAAGGGAGTCTCTTTTAGAAGCTTTAACAGAGCATGTGAAGGCAAATCATGAGTATGA GGTGCCTGAAGTAATTGCATTGCCCATAATTGGTGGCAACCTCCAGTATCTTGAGTGGCTCAAAAACAGCACCAAGGGAAGTGATGAGCACACTTGA
- the LOC140958384 gene encoding cation-dependent phenylpropanoid and flavonoid 8-O-methyltransferase 1-like, whose amino-acid sequence MENHEKYIHPGLLQTLDLYQYLVKTSVFPREPDSLKEIRTMTSTLPTAYLGSSPDAGQLMALLLKLINPKKTIELGVFTGYSLLLTALNIPEDGKIIAIDPDRSAYEMGLPVIQKAGVEHKIDYIESEAHPVLDKLLQDPLNHEAFDFAYVDADKINYKYYHEKLLKLLKPGAIVIYDNTLWGGTLAMAEDSVPENMVEVRKFAIEFNEILAADTRVQISHVPAGDGFTICRCL is encoded by the exons ATGGAGAACcatgaaaaatatatacacCCGGGTTTGTTGCAAACCTTGGATTTGTACCAG TATTTGGTGAAGACCAGTGTGTTTCCACGTGAACCGGATTCGCTCAAAGAGATCAGGACCATGACGTCAACTCTTCCAAC GGCCTATCTGGGGTCATCACCGGATGCAGGACAATTGATGGCGTTGCTCCTGAAGCTCATTAACCCCAAAAAAACTATTGAACTTGGAGTTTTCACGGGGTATTCCTTGCTTCTTACCGCACTCAACATTCCTGAAGATGGAAAG ATTATAGCCATTGACCCCGACCGGAGCGCTTACGAGATGGGATTGCCTGTTATTCAAAAGGCTGGCGTCGAACACAAGATTGATTATATCGAGTCCGAAGCACATCCAGTTCTTGATAAATTATTGCAAGAC CCTTTAAATCATGAGGCTTTCGACTTTGCATACGTTGACGCTGATAAAATCAATTACAAATATTACCATGAGAAGTTGTTGAAGCTTTTGAAACCAGGTGCCATAGTTATATACGATAACACACTCTGGGGCGGAACGCTGGCAATGGCGGAGGATTCGGTACCAGAGAACATGGTCGAAGTGAGAAAATTTGCCATAGAGTTTAATGAAATTTTGGCCGCAGATACTCGTGTGCAGATTTCTCATGTTCCTGCCGGTGACGGGTTTACGATCTGCCGGTGTCTCTAA
- the LOC140958381 gene encoding uncharacterized protein: protein MSFWIFIVLRYVRSNRLLLEEMKEFFGKIFFFLCYMVRTSSEHVLLCFLKVHLYGAFPFSLSFQTCFHELMFILQSCLPPLQTLSPSIFWRKLLASSHPIHNHCASRVCSYVNRLRAKNLQTQIEMDRFGGDQDDEDKDEFAWSTGGFSGREDKGKDYDKDLEFADIIRSYLDNLEKASSKVSFYFVPIKLLEERLRRKKNKILHSKTGSANPMQVKFNKFGFSNSYIWLEFYNTPLDEDISLIRDANPSWHIIGRLGGCNSMNMQVRLLQRHNSLYT, encoded by the exons ATGTCTTTCTGGATATTCATAGTCCTACGGTATGTGAGAAGCAATCGTCTGCTTCTggaagaaatgaaagaatttttTGGGAAGATATTCTTTTTTCTCTGCTATATGGTCAGAACTTCATCTGAACATGTGCTACTTTGTTTTCTGAAAGTGCATCTTTACG GTGCATTTCCGTTCAGTCTGTCGTTCCAAACTTGCTTTCATGAACTCATGTTTATCCTCCAGTCCTGCTTACCTCCTCTACAGACATTATCTCCTTCAATTTTCTGGAGAAAGCTCCTTGCTTCTAGTCATCCGATTCATAACCACTGTGCTTCCAGAGTGTGCTCATATGTCAACAGATTAAGGGCCAAGAATTTGCAGACGCAGATTGAAATGGATCGTTTTGGTGGTGATCAAGATGATGAGGATAAGGATGAGTTTGCATGGAGTACAGGAGGATTTAGTGGTAGAGAAGACAAAGGAAAGGATTATGATAAAGACCTTGAGTTTGCTGATATTATTCGCTCTTATCTCGATAACCTGGAAAAAGCGAGCTCTAAAGTAAGCTTCTACTTTGTCCCAATCAAATTG TTGGAGGAGAGATTGAGAAGGAAGAAGAACAAAATATTGCATTCAAAAACTGGTTCTGCTAATCCCATGCAAGTGAAATTTAACAA GTTTGGTTTCTCAAATTCATATATATGGTTGGAGTTCTACAACACCCCTTTGGATGAAGACATTTCTCTTATCCGTGAT GCAAATCCTTCGTGGCACATTATTGGACGCCTTGGTGGATGCAATTCTATGAATATGCAAGTAAGACTCCTTCAAAGACACAATTCTTTATAtacttga
- the LOC140958370 gene encoding uncharacterized protein: protein MTKTTLSPSHIHLLPTLIFLLFALPFDGNAQNSDPNQELNTLLQLKQNWSNPPSLSHWTPSSDHCTWSEITCTNGSVTKLEIKNRTIVGTIPAFICDLSSLTYLNLLLNSFSGYFPDALYSCSNLQYLDLSNNSFFGAIPDDINRLSPRLQYLDLGYNHFSGDIPSAIGSLTSLTTLHLYGNLFNGSLPQDIGDLSNLEELDLSLNGFLPQRIPSSFTQLKKLKNFWMTGANLIGEIPQSIGNMSALEFLDLSVNGLNGSIPDDLFLLDNLTNLFLFKNGLSGSIPRRIECLNMQVLDLSSNKLTGTIPDDFGKLNNLTGLALFYNQLSGEIPPSIGRLPKLMDFKLFSNNLSGELPPDFGRYSMLRKFEVFENHFVGKLPEYLCAKKVLLGVSAYNNNLSGELPQSLGDCNSLKAVGVHENSLSGEIPDGLWTSLDLSLLTLNDNHFTGQLPTKISPQLSLLDLENNQFSGPIPAEISSWENLREFKASNNLLSGVIPQELTGLQFLATLSLDGNELSGYLPSNMISWKSLTLLNLSGNQLSGEIPESLGFLPLLLDLDLSRNKFSGKIPPEIGRLKLTSLNLSSNQLYGEIPDEFENAAFDSSFLNNTGLCANNPSLGLSQCNSQTKKSKTISSHFVAAFSSIAALALLVAILYAFFLFRSYQKRKDVSDSTWKLTSFQRLSFTERNILSRLTDNNIIGSGGSGKVYRVPISQSGEFVAVKKIWDKTKLDQKLEKEFLAEVKILGSIKHSNIVKLLCCISSEESKLLVYEYMENCSLDRWLHGKKRRYSSSDSVHHVVLDWPKRLHIAIGAAQGLFYMHHACSPPIIHRDVKSSNILLDSEFNAKIADFGLARTLIKNSEPNTMSAVAGSIGYIAPEYPQTRRVNEKIDVFSFGVILLELVSGREAHNGDETTSLVEWTWRQIQEGKNLADAVDEDIKEAQYMDEIICVLKLGIICTGSVPSNRPNMRDALQILLRCSQKSPPREKKNINEYDIAPLLHNRKPERSLEHNDSLFASIV, encoded by the exons ATGACCAAAACAACCCTATCACCTTCCCATATCCACCTCCTCCCTACTCTCATCTTCCTCCTCTTCGCTCTACCCTTCGATGGAAACGCGCAAAATTCTGATCCCAATCAAGAACTTAACACATTGCTTCAACTGAAACAAAACTGGTCCAATCCCCCTTCCCTTAGTCACTGGACACCTTCATCGGACCACTGCACCTGGTCTGAAATCACTTGCACCAATGGCTCCGTCACAAAACTAGAGATCAAGAATCGAACTATCGTCGGGACAATCCCTGCATTCATATGCGACCTTAGTAGCCTCACGTATCTTAATCTTCTACTCAACTCTTTCTCTGGCTATTTCCCTGATGCTCTTTACAGTTGTTCCAATCTTCAGTATTTAGACCTCTCTAATAACTCATTCTTTGGAGCAATACCTGATGATATTAACCGGCTCTCGCCTCGGCTTCAGTACTTAGACTTAGGATACAACCATTTCAGTGGCGATATCCCTTCAGCCATTGGGAGCCTCACAAGTCTTACAACTCTTCATCTCTATGGAAACTTGTTTAATGGTTCTTTGCCACAAGATATTGGCGACCTGTCGAATCTTGAAGAGCTTGACTTGAGTCTTAATGGGTTTTTACCACAAAGAATCCCGTCAAGTTTCACTCAGTTAAAGAAACTGAAGAATTTCTGGATGACCGGAGCAAACTTGATCGGAGAAATCCCTCAAAGTATTGGGAACATGTCAGCTCTGGAGTTTCTTGACTTGTCTGTTAATGGCTTGAATGGTAGCATACCAGATGATCTCTTTCTCCTCGACAACTTAACAAATTTGTTTCTTTTCAAAAATGGATTGTCTGGTTCCATTCCTCGGAGGATTGAATGTTTGAACATGCAGGTTCTTGATCTTTCAAGCAATAAATTGACAGGGACAATTCCGGATGATTTTGGAAAGTTAAATAACCTTACTGGTTTGGCTTTGTTTTACAATCAATTATCTGGTGAAATACCCCCGAGTATTGGTAGATTGCCCAAGCTTATGGATTTCAAGCTGTTCAGCAATAATCTATCAGGCGAATTGCCTCCAGATTTTGGCCGATACTCGATGCTTAGAAAATTTGAAGTATTTGAAAACCACTTTGTCGGTAAATTGCCCGAATATCTGTGTGCTAAGAAGGTACTTTTAGGGGTGTCTGCCTATAATAATAACTTGTCCGGTGAATTGCCTCAGTCTCTGGGTGATTGCAACAGTTTGAAAGCTGTTGGCGTTCATGAAAACAGTCTTTCTGGTGAAATCCCAGATGGGTTATGGACATCATTAGATTTGTCACTGTTGACGCTAAATGACAACCATTTCACTGGTCAGCTCCCGACTAAAATCAGCCCTCAATTATCGTTGCTCGATCTGGAGAACAATCAGTTTTCCGGTCCAATTCCAGCTGAAATATCTTCATGGGAGAATTTGAGGGAGTTTAAAGCAAGTAACAACTTGTTGAGTGGTGTGATTCCTCAAGAATTGACTGGTCTTCAGTTTCTCGCGACGCTTTCGTTGGATGGAAATGAGCTTTCTGGCTATCTCCCATCAAATATGATCTCTTGGAAGTCTCTGACACTCCTGAATCTCAGCGGAAACCAGCTCTCTGGTGAAATCCCTGAATCACTTGGTTTTTTGCCACTATTATTGGACTTGGACTTGTCAAGAAACAAATTTTCGGGGAAAATCCCACCTGAAATTGGACGTTTGAAGTTAACTTCACTCAACCTCTCATCCAATCAGCTCTATGGGGAAATTCCAGACGAGTTTGAAAATGCAGCTTTTGACAGCAGTTTCTTGAACAATACCGGACTTTGCGCAAATAACCCTTCACTAGGTCTCAGCCAATGTAATAGTCAGACCAAAAAGTCGAAAACAATCTCATCTCATTTTGTTGCTGCATTCTCAAGTATAGCAGCACTTGCACTCCTCGTGGCTATCTTGTACGCTTTCTTTTTGTTCAGAAGTTATCAAAAGAGAAAGGATGTATCAGATTCGACTTGGAAACTCACCTCATTCCAGAGGTTAAGCTTCACAGAAAGAAACATATTATCTAGGTTGACAGATAACAATATAATTGGAAGTGGAGGGTCTGGGAAAGTCTATCGTGTTCCCATTAGTCAATCAGGTGAGTTTGTTGCGGTTAAGAAGATATGGGATAAAACGAAGTTGGATCAGAAACTCGAAAAAGAATTCTTAGCAGAAGTTAAGATACTTGGCTCTATTAAACACTCCAACATAGTGAAACTACTCTGCTGCATCTCGAGTGAGGAATCAAAACTTCTCGTTTATGAGTACATGGAAAATTGTAGCCTGGATAGATGGCTTCATGGAAAAAAGAGACGTTATTCTTCCTCAGATTCAGTTCATCATGTGGTATTGGACTGGCCTAAGAGGCTACATATTGCCATTGGAGCTGCTCAAGGCCTATTCTACATGCACCACGCGTGTTCACCGCCTATCATCCATCGAGATGTGAAATCAAGTAACATCTTACTAGATTCAGAATTCAATGCAAAGATTGCAGATTTTGGTCTAGCAAGAACGTTGATCAAGAACTCTGAGCCGAACACCATGTCAGCTGTAGCTGGCTCCATTGGATATATCGCTCCAG AGTACCCTCAAACTAGAAGAGTGAATGAAAAGATCGACGTATTCAGCTTTGGAGTCATCCTACTTGAACTGGTATCAGGGAGGGAAGCTCACAATGGAGATGAGACCACGTCTCTAGTTGAATGGACTTGGCGGCAAATTCAAGAAGGTAAAAATTTAGCCGATGCAGTGGATGAGGATATAAAGGAGGCTCAGTACATGGATGAAATCATCTGTGTGCTTAAACTGGGGATTATCTGTACTGGTAGTGTTCCCTCGAACAGGCCAAATATGAGGGATGCTCTGCAAATATTGCTCCGGTGTAGCCAAAAGAGTCCACCCAGAGAGAAGAAAAACATAAATGAATATGATATTGCTCCA